In Cervus elaphus chromosome 5, mCerEla1.1, whole genome shotgun sequence, the following proteins share a genomic window:
- the PLA2G3 gene encoding group 3 secretory phospholipase A2: MGVLVALWGVLSFLGVAPGGSPALHLHSTSCHLTRPIASISLGSLSFLGKDVQGLALFHARWDGHGRLQVCIRQDEPELTAAFGALCAGEITRGSFIHTLGPELQRALAILQSQWEVCQGPAESPAGTRQKRAAGRSAAPGIGLQRVKRGWTMPGTLWCGVGDSARNSTELGVFQGPDLCCQEHDHCPQTVSPFQYNYGIRNYRFHTISHCSCDARFQQCLQNQRDSVSDIVGMVFFNVLAIPCFVLEEQEACVEWYWWGGCRRYGSVPLARLQPRTLYNASWSSPATPTPSPQNTAPSQPQPMQHPRTWPAQQKESRHPSQAKATALQAPAASAGGVQLPRVQLEVTNPGLQGPRGGIKPQGVRRACRSFRHLDQCEHQIGPQETKFQVFNSARDPLFHCNCTRRLARFLRLHNPPVGAIVLRELLGMSCFKLVPPLDCAEDKGCSSDPRAIRVSARHLRRLQQRRLQLQGTGTHHRQARPSEHPKTSMSFYDRCLQLTQGAGGPKGQQKPWNQ, from the exons ATGGGGGTTCTGGTGGCACTGTGGGGAGTGCTGAGCTTCCTGGGGGTGGCTCCGGGGGGCTCCCCTGCCCTCCACTTGCACAGCACCTCCTGCCACTTGACCAGGCCCATCGCCAGCATCTCTTTGGGGTCCCTGAGCTTCCTGGGCAAGGATGTCCAGGGACTAGCCCTGTTCCATGCCCGCTGGGATGGGCACGGGAGACTGCAGGTGTGCATCCGGCAGGATGAGCCGGAGCTCACTGCAGCCTTCGGCGCGCTCTGTGCTGGTGAGATCACCCGAGGCTCCTTCATCCACACCCTTGGACCCGAGCTGCAGAGAGCCCTGGCCATCCTTCAGAGCCAATGGGAGGTCTGCCAAGGGCCTGCTGAGAGTCCAGCGGGGACCAGGCAGAAGCGAGCAGCAGGGCGGAGTGCAGCGCCTGGCATCGGGCTCCAGCGGGTGAAGAGGGGCTGGACTATGCCTGGCACTCTGTGGTGTGGAGTCGGGGACTCTGCCAGGAACTCCACGGAGCTGG GGGTCTTCCAGGGCCCTGATCTCTGCTGCCAGGAACACGACCACTGCCCCCAGACGGTCTCACCCTTCCAGTACAACTACGGCATCCGGAACTACCGATTCCACACCATCTCCCACTGCAGCTGTGATGCCAG GTTCCAGCAGTGCCTACAGAACCAGCGGGACTCCGTCTCCGACATCGTGGGCATGGTCTTCTTCAATGTACTGGCGATCCCCTGCTTTGTGCTGGAGGAGCAGGAGGCCTGTGTGGAGTGGTACTGGTGGGGCGG GTGTAGAAGGTACGGCTCTGTGCCGCTTGCTCGTCTCCAGCCCAGGACCCTCTACAATGCCTCTTGGAGCTCCCCTGCCACCCCAACTCCCAGTCCCCAGAACACAGCCCCAAGCCAGCCTCAGCCGATGCAGCATCCTCGGACGTGGCCAGCACAGCAGAAAGAGTCCAGGCACCCCAGTCAAGCCAAggccacagccctccaggctcctgcagCCTCCGCTGGAGGAGTCCAGCTCCCCAGAGTCCAGCTGGAGGTCACCAATCCAGGCCTCCAGGGGCCTCGGGGTGGCATAAAACCTCAGG GTGTCCGCCGGGCCTGCCGCAGCTTCCGCCACCTGGACCAGTGTGAGCATCAGATTGGGCCCCAGGAGACCAAGTTCCAGGTGTTCAACAGTGCCCGGGACCCCCTCTTCCACTGCAACTGCACGCGCCG TCTGGCCCGCTTCCTGAGGCTCCACAACCCACCCGTGGGTGCCATCGTGCTTCGGGAGCTGCTGGGCATGAGCTGCTTCAAACTTGTCCCTCCGCTGGACTGTGCTGAGGACAAAGG CTGTTCCAGTGACCCCAGGGCCATCAGAGTGTCAGCTCGGCACCTGCGGCGACTTCAGCAGAGGCGACTCCAGCTCCAGGGGACGGGCACACACCACAGGCAGGCAAGGCCTTCAGAGCACCCAAAGACCTCCATGTCATTCTACGACCGGTGCCTGCAGCTGACCCAGGGAGCCGGAGGACCCAAAGGACAGCAGAAACCCTGGAACCAGTGA